The nucleotide sequence CAATAAGGAAAGAATAGTATTCTTCGATATGGCCGATTTTTCCGAACGCAGTCAAAGTGATATTAAAGAAGCTGTGGGGCTTATCAATGGATTTAATACTTACAGCTCCGTTGTATTCGGTTTAAATGAAAATGAAGCCATACTTCTTTATAAAGCCCTATTCCCTGAAAGAGAGATTCCTGAATTAAGAGATTTAGGTCAATATATGTATGATAACTTAAATGTTGATTATCTGGTTATTCATACTTTGACAGATTCCCTGGCTTGGAGCAAGGATGAGTTTGCAGAAGTACCAAGTTTATTTGTTAAAAAACCAAAGTTATCTACCGGCGGCGGTGATAACTTTAATGCAGGCCTTTGCCTGGGTTTCCTGCTAGGACTTGATCTTTCAGGCGCATTATACGCAGCCAATGGAACCTCCGGTTATTATGTAAGAAATGCCCAGAGTCCAACTTTAGAAGACCTTATAGACACTATTGAAAATTGGGATAATCTAATAGAAACACCATAAGATAATTCATGGATATTAAAATAGAGTGGCGCATGCCACTCTATTTTTTAAGGTTTATTAAACATCAACAAAGCTTGAAAAACTATAATCCATACCATTGTATTGGATACCTTGGTGTATCTGTAGAAGATTAGAGAAATTACTGCACATACTAATAGGACAGCCATTCCAACAGCCCTGTTTCTTTTTAGGAGCTCCTCTCTGTTTATCGGCATTTTAGGGTTAACTACCGGAGCCTGGTTCCATATACAAAATAGGGCTACCAAATTTAAAATCAGCTTTGGTACTATATCCATATGTATGTTATTTCCCAAGTAAATTATACTGCCGATTATAAGCAAGGTAGACACAAAGCATTTTACTTGATTGTCCTCATGATAGCCTCCAATGAAAGGCTTTGAACTTGTCATCACCAGTATTGCTATCAATACTTCAGCGGTATAGCCTGCAACACTAAAAAATAAAATTACTCCAAGAACTTTTATAAGCTCAAATACCACTATTCTTAATGAGTAAGCTATTTGCTCCTCTTCATCCTTAGTATAATGATTTACTTCTGAAAGGTGGGTTGCAAATTTATTTATTAAAGTTCTCATCTTTATCACTCCCAAATATATCATTAATACTTTGATTATCTATAGATTCGTATTGGGAATCTCAAACTTAAATTGAGTATATTCGCTATTGCTTTTCAAATAGATTTTTCCACCGCATCGATTCATAATATCCTTAACAATACTAAGGCCATAGCCCCTATCTCCTGCTTCTTTAGACTTTGTGGAGAAACCTGGCTCAAAAATTTTATTCTTTAGCTCTGCAGGAATTTCTGGTCCATTATTTGAAATCACTATAGTTACACCATTAAAGCTGTTATAGCTTTTATACCTGATTGTAGGATTTTTTGAAGATTTAAGCACGTCAACAGCATTATTCACAATGTTGGATAAAAGTTTTAATAGTTCATTATGTGTAATGGCAAGATTATCGTAATTTGCTTCATCTATTGTAATTACATTAATACCGGCACAGACAGCGTGATGCAATACGGAGAAAACTATTGGATTAATCTTATGACTTACATTTATTGCAAAGGATAACATTTGATATCTATCAACTATATCCTTTAATATTTCACCCATCCTGTCATACCTTTTTAATTGATAGAGGCCGTATAAAGTGCTTATCTCACTACCATAGTCATGTTTCAGTTTTTTGAGCTCCACAATCTTTTCATTAAGAGCTTTGTTTAACATTTCCACTTCCTTTGACTTGCTGTTTATTTTAGCAAAAAATACTGTAACAGACACAAAGCTGATAAAAGCTAATAAATATATAAAAAATTTAAAGAAGATGTTCATGCTTTCGATGGTCCATTCTATCCTAAAGGTATCTAAAATAACTAATGAAATATCTATTATTAATACAAAAAATAGGGAGTGCCTAAGGTTTCTAAAAAATATAGCAACACCAAAGATGCTTCTTCTTACCTTATACAAAACTCCATAGATAATCCAGGCAGGAACAAAAATAAATAACAACATTTGTACATCTACACGAATTGGTAAGTTTAAACCTATTAATACAGTTTGATAGAAGGTAACCAGAAAATATGCCAGCATAGCAATGATGAAATAGGAAATACCAACGCCTATTAAGGCTTCTATTATTGACTTTCTAAAAAATACTGCTACAAGAAGAAAAACTAGCACAATCATTAAAAAGTTTGCGAAAGGACTATGGAAATTACTGTAGGTAAAGGCTATAACCTCAGCACATATAAGACCTATAAGGGTAACAAAGCTTTTTTTTGAAATTCTCTTTTCCTTATCTACAATATTTTGTGTTACCCAAGTAAATATAAAGGCCTGACAAAAGGTGTTTAATAGGTCGCAAATTTTCAACAACATTAATAATATCCCCCTAAATTCCTCAAAATAGAGGCGGTACACCGCCTCTATTTTATCTTTCGTTTTTCATGGACTGAGGCATTTCTTCAACTGCCATACTACTGATAGATGCCGGTCCAACAGTGATAATTATTGCTGCCATACCAAGCAAGACATTACCTAATAGTTTACAGATTTTTTTCATAAAGAGACACCTCCATATAATTTATAGCTTGTCCACTTTTATTATAGCACTTTTTCTGAAAATTCGATATATTTTTTCATGTTTAACTAATGATTTATATTATATTAATATTCTTACTAAATATGATTGTATTAACAAAATATGATTATATTACCAAAAATAAAAACGGCGTGTATAAACACACCGTTTACTTGTTAATACCAATAGCCTGGACCGTAATAATATGGACGTCTTCTTCCAAGCAAATCTTCTATCAGAATAACTCCTATCAAATCATTAAGTAATCTCCTTCTGGTATACCTTCTCCTGGGCCTTCTTTCATCATCCCTGTAGTCATCTTTGTCATTATTATCATCATCTTCTTCCAATTCCTTCTCTACCTTGTCACATATATCTTCAATAATATCTTTTAACTCTTCCTTTGTAGGACAATACATCCTTCCATGTTTTTGCTCCAGCATGTCACAATGCTGTCTCACATGGGGGTATATAACATAATAGCTGTGGGGATACATCATCTCCAGCTGCCTCTCTGATTGCATTTCTGTACTGTGGCTTAACATATTATGCTGCATAATTGGCATAGTACATCCAGGCATCCCGGGCATATTACTTTGCATCATTGCAGGATTATAGTAATTTTGCATAGCCGGACATTGACCTTTTTGCATGGCGCGGCACATCCCTCCCTGCGTCATAGGGTTATACTGCATGCCGCCATCCCAATCGTTGTAATACATTCTGACCTCCAATGTTATTTAATTGTTAATTCAATTTATAATATGTGAACCTTTTGAGTATTGTGTATATAATTATCTTTTATTTTATTTATATGTCTGTTACAATATTTCTAATAGATTTATTAGCATACATAAATAATAGGAGGAGTATTCCTTTGGAAATAATAAAATTTTTACAAAGCTTTTCCCATCCGTTTATGGACTACCTCTTTCAGGCAATCACTATGCTAGGTGAAGAAACTATTTACGTTGGAGCTATAGTAATTCTGTATTGGTGCTTCAATAAAAGAACTGCTGTCAGATTTGCTTTTATACAAATTTTCTCTATGGTCATCAACGGAGCTATTAAAGATACTGTAAGGGCACCACGTCCTATAGGCACAGAAGGTATATTCTCACTTAGGGTGGAAACCGCCACCGGATACTCCTTTCCCAGTGGTCATACTCAAGGAACAGCTACCTTTTGGGTTACTTTGATGAAGGTATGCAAAAAATCTTGGTTATATATTTTAGGTCCTATTGTTATCTTTTTGGTAGCCTTATCCAGGCTATACCTCGGTGTACATTGGCCAAAGGATGTGGCTGCAGGCATAATACTAGGTATTATTTGCGTATTTATTGCAGATAAGATCATGGATTTGACCTATAAGAAAGATAATCATAGATATATGTTAATTCTAGTAGTTCCTGCCCTGTTAGGATTAATATTGTTCCCAAGCAAAGACTATGTAAAGGCTGTTGCTACCGTAACAGGCCTATATATTGGTTATGTTTTGGAGAATAAGTATATAGCCTTCAAAACAAAATCACCAATTTCAAAGCAGGCACTTAAAATCATTGTGGGTTTTTTAGGACTTGCTGTGCTAAAGCTTTCTGTAAAGTACTTGCTTCCTGATAATAATTTTGAAGCCTTCACAGACTATTTTCTTTTAGGTGTATGGATTATAGCTGGAGCTCCTTATCTCTTTGTGAAGTTAGGATTATCAGAGTCAGAGGTCTCGAAAAAGACAAAAAGTAATATTGGATCATAATAATATTATTGCTTTTTACAAATACTTATACAGATAAATATATTCATAAGTTACATAATATTTTTACAAGAATAACGTTATGATGAAAGGTTGTTGATAAAATGTTAAGCGAAAGACTTCTTAATTCACTAAATGAACAAATTAATTTTGAACTGGAATCTGAGTATATATATCTTGCAATGGCGGCTTACTGTGAGAACGAAGACTTACAGGGCTTTGCTAACTTCTTTAAAGTTCAGGCCCAGGAGGAGAGATTTCACGCAACAAAGTTCTATGATTTCATTTTCCAGATGGGCGGCAGAGTTACTTTAAAAGGAATACCGGCACCCCAGAATGATTATAAAGATATCTTGTCAGTATTCACTGAAGGTCTGAAACATGAGCAGGAAGTTACAAGAAGAATATATGCCCTGTCTGATATAGCTATGGAAGAAAAAGAGCACGCAACCATAAGCTTTTTAAAATGGTTTATAGATGAACAGGTTGAGGAAGAAGATACCTTCAATAATCTTATAAAAAAGCTTAAGAGAATAGATAATAGTCCCGCAGCTTTATATATGCTTGATGAAGAATTGGCCGCCAGAACTTTCACTCCACCGGCAACAGAGGCTTAAAATTAAGGGC is from Clostridium thermarum and encodes:
- a CDS encoding phosphatase PAP2 family protein; protein product: MEIIKFLQSFSHPFMDYLFQAITMLGEETIYVGAIVILYWCFNKRTAVRFAFIQIFSMVINGAIKDTVRAPRPIGTEGIFSLRVETATGYSFPSGHTQGTATFWVTLMKVCKKSWLYILGPIVIFLVALSRLYLGVHWPKDVAAGIILGIICVFIADKIMDLTYKKDNHRYMLILVVPALLGLILFPSKDYVKAVATVTGLYIGYVLENKYIAFKTKSPISKQALKIIVGFLGLAVLKLSVKYLLPDNNFEAFTDYFLLGVWIIAGAPYLFVKLGLSESEVSKKTKSNIGS
- a CDS encoding ferritin — its product is MLSERLLNSLNEQINFELESEYIYLAMAAYCENEDLQGFANFFKVQAQEERFHATKFYDFIFQMGGRVTLKGIPAPQNDYKDILSVFTEGLKHEQEVTRRIYALSDIAMEEKEHATISFLKWFIDEQVEEEDTFNNLIKKLKRIDNSPAALYMLDEELAARTFTPPATEA
- a CDS encoding accessory gene regulator ArgB-like protein gives rise to the protein MRTLINKFATHLSEVNHYTKDEEEQIAYSLRIVVFELIKVLGVILFFSVAGYTAEVLIAILVMTSSKPFIGGYHEDNQVKCFVSTLLIIGSIIYLGNNIHMDIVPKLILNLVALFCIWNQAPVVNPKMPINREELLKRNRAVGMAVLLVCAVISLIFYRYTKVSNTMVWIIVFQALLMFNKP
- a CDS encoding sensor histidine kinase produces the protein MLLKICDLLNTFCQAFIFTWVTQNIVDKEKRISKKSFVTLIGLICAEVIAFTYSNFHSPFANFLMIVLVFLLVAVFFRKSIIEALIGVGISYFIIAMLAYFLVTFYQTVLIGLNLPIRVDVQMLLFIFVPAWIIYGVLYKVRRSIFGVAIFFRNLRHSLFFVLIIDISLVILDTFRIEWTIESMNIFFKFFIYLLAFISFVSVTVFFAKINSKSKEVEMLNKALNEKIVELKKLKHDYGSEISTLYGLYQLKRYDRMGEILKDIVDRYQMLSFAINVSHKINPIVFSVLHHAVCAGINVITIDEANYDNLAITHNELLKLLSNIVNNAVDVLKSSKNPTIRYKSYNSFNGVTIVISNNGPEIPAELKNKIFEPGFSTKSKEAGDRGYGLSIVKDIMNRCGGKIYLKSNSEYTQFKFEIPNTNL